A window of Aeromicrobium sp. A1-2 contains these coding sequences:
- the mftB gene encoding mycofactocin biosynthesis chaperone MftB (MftB, a small protein, is a peptide chaperone that assists the radical SAM enzyme MftC in performing two modifications to the C-terminal Val-Tyr dipeptide of the mycofactocin precursor peptide, MftA. MftB's role is analogous to the role of PqqD in the biosynthesis of PQQ, a cofactor that derives entirely from a Tyr and a Glu in the precursor PqqA.), with product MTEMIDQAWDLSPAVALRPEPFGAMAYHFGNRKLTFLKRNELVAVVRALSDHADVRDALTSVGIREADWPGYVAALEGLAATDMIRPRTTTKEAVA from the coding sequence ATGACCGAGATGATCGACCAGGCCTGGGACCTGTCGCCGGCGGTGGCATTGCGCCCGGAGCCGTTCGGCGCCATGGCGTACCACTTCGGCAACCGCAAGCTCACGTTCCTGAAGCGCAACGAGCTTGTCGCCGTCGTCCGAGCACTTTCCGATCACGCTGACGTGCGCGACGCGCTGACGTCGGTCGGCATCCGTGAGGCTGACTGGCCGGGATACGTTGCCGCTCTTGAAGGCCTCGCCGCCACCGACATGATCCGCCCGCGCACGACCACCAAGGAAGCAGTGGCATGA
- the mftR gene encoding mycofactocin system transcriptional regulator (MftR, the mycofactocin system transcriptional regulator, is an uncharacterized TetR family DNA-binding transcription factor. Its role is inferred by context. It occurs as part of the biosynthesis locus for mycofactocin, a partially characterized electron carrier derived from the terminal Val-Tyr dipeptide of the precursor peptide MftA, through a radical SAM enzyme-mediated process.) produces MTAAASPRTMPGRPVATTHAEIEQAAFRLFDERGFEKTTLDALAAEVGVGRRTLFRYYNSKNDIPWGEFGASLDAFRGILASMPLDIPLWEAIHRGVLAFNDFDADTTRLHRQRMALILTTPALQAHSVHQYAEWRRVISDYVAARLDLAPDDMLPRVVGHVSLALAISAYEQWLADETAPLLGLVDRAMGGLRQYLNEN; encoded by the coding sequence ATGACCGCAGCGGCTTCTCCTCGCACGATGCCTGGCCGGCCCGTCGCCACGACGCACGCCGAGATCGAGCAGGCGGCCTTCCGCCTCTTCGACGAGCGCGGATTCGAGAAGACCACGCTGGATGCGCTCGCCGCCGAGGTTGGAGTAGGTCGGCGCACCCTGTTCCGCTACTACAACTCCAAGAACGACATCCCCTGGGGAGAGTTCGGTGCAAGTCTCGACGCGTTCCGCGGGATCCTCGCATCGATGCCCCTGGACATCCCCTTGTGGGAGGCGATCCACCGAGGTGTGCTCGCATTCAACGACTTCGACGCTGACACGACGCGCCTGCACCGCCAACGCATGGCGCTGATCCTCACCACGCCGGCGCTCCAGGCGCACTCGGTCCACCAGTACGCGGAGTGGCGCCGGGTGATCTCGGACTATGTCGCAGCCCGTCTCGACCTAGCCCCGGATGACATGCTCCCCCGGGTCGTCGGTCACGTGAGCCTCGCCCTGGCGATCTCCGCCTACGAGCAATGGCTTGCCGACGAGACCGCCCCTCTGCTCGGCCTGGTCGACCGGGCGATGGGCGGGCTCCGGCAGTACCTGAACGAGAACTAG
- the mftA gene encoding mycofactocin precursor MftA (Mycofactocin is a small molecule electron carrier derived from the final two amino acids, Val-Tyr, of MftA, the mycofactocin precursor. It plays a role in redox homeostasis and the metabolism of alcohols and aldehydes in Actinobacteria, including Mycobacterium tuberculosis.), with the protein MSIDAPTNEPSTTDEAPVTAESLIEEVSIDGMCGVY; encoded by the coding sequence ATGAGCATCGACGCCCCCACCAACGAGCCCAGCACGACCGACGAAGCCCCGGTGACCGCCGAGTCGCTGATCGAGGAAGTTTCGATCGACGGCATGTGCGGCGTCTACTGA